In Streptomyces chartreusis, the following proteins share a genomic window:
- a CDS encoding MFS transporter: MRTTRKRAQSGGKGAPGGLGTYREVIGLTGPLLPVVSFPARLPTATIQFGSVLLVARTSGSLAAAGLTGGALAVGQVVCGPLVGRLADRHGQRAVVLVFSLANALAIAGLVAGALMGLATPFLALLGACAGATVPQIGPMARARLVALARRAGARDATVGAALSFESTVDEISFVLGPALVGLAAVTAHPAYALGGAAVLVATCGTGFALHRTAAATRPGPVGRAPAERRAPAKRRSGSASTAPAPARTPLAVHSLRAALALQGAMFGACQAGITALTERLGQPDQTGLVYAAMGVMSAVAGLCMAAVPARVGLTTRWRAATAAACALSLPLLWTDTLPALYATVTVLGVAYAPHLITVFGLTERVVPPTRLAEAMALATSALVGGQALAVAVTGRLAESHGPAAAFGAASLAAALACLIALTARPESYTGRTVEESDRL, from the coding sequence ATGCGGACGACGAGGAAGAGGGCGCAGAGCGGCGGGAAGGGGGCCCCGGGCGGGCTCGGGACCTACCGCGAGGTGATCGGCCTGACCGGGCCGCTGCTGCCGGTGGTGTCCTTCCCGGCGCGGCTGCCGACCGCCACGATCCAGTTCGGCAGCGTGCTGCTGGTCGCGCGGACCAGCGGCTCCCTGGCCGCGGCGGGGCTGACCGGCGGTGCGCTGGCCGTCGGGCAGGTGGTCTGCGGTCCGCTGGTGGGCCGGCTCGCCGACCGGCACGGCCAACGCGCGGTCGTCCTCGTGTTCTCCCTCGCCAACGCCCTCGCCATCGCCGGGTTGGTCGCCGGGGCGCTCATGGGGCTGGCGACGCCCTTCCTGGCGCTGCTCGGGGCCTGCGCCGGGGCGACGGTGCCGCAGATCGGGCCGATGGCCCGTGCCCGCCTGGTCGCGCTCGCCCGCCGGGCCGGCGCTCGCGACGCCACGGTGGGTGCCGCGCTGTCCTTCGAGAGCACCGTGGACGAGATCTCCTTCGTCCTGGGCCCGGCCCTCGTGGGCCTCGCGGCGGTGACGGCGCATCCGGCGTACGCCCTGGGCGGCGCGGCGGTGCTGGTCGCCACCTGCGGCACCGGCTTCGCACTGCACCGGACGGCGGCGGCGACACGGCCCGGACCGGTAGGGCGCGCACCGGCGGAACGACGCGCACCGGCGAAACGCCGCTCCGGGTCCGCCTCGACAGCTCCCGCCCCGGCCCGCACCCCTCTCGCCGTCCACTCCCTCAGAGCCGCCCTCGCCCTGCAGGGCGCCATGTTCGGTGCCTGCCAGGCCGGCATCACCGCGCTCACCGAGCGGCTCGGGCAGCCGGATCAGACTGGGCTCGTGTACGCCGCCATGGGAGTGATGAGCGCGGTCGCGGGACTCTGCATGGCCGCGGTGCCCGCCCGCGTAGGGCTGACCACCCGCTGGCGAGCGGCCACGGCGGCGGCCTGCGCGCTGTCGCTGCCCCTGCTGTGGACCGACACGCTGCCCGCCCTCTACGCCACCGTCACCGTCCTCGGCGTCGCCTACGCCCCGCACCTCATCACGGTCTTCGGGCTCACCGAGCGCGTCGTGCCGCCCACGCGGCTCGCCGAGGCGATGGCGCTCGCGACGAGCGCGCTGGTCGGCGGGCAGGCCCTCGCGGTCGCCGTCACCGGCCGCCTCGCCGAGTCCCACGGCCCCGCGGCGGCCTTCGGAGCGGCGAGCCTCGCGGCGGCGCTCGCCTGCCTGATCGCGCTGACGGCGCGCCCGGAGTCGTACACCGGACGCACCGTCGAGGAGTCGGACAGGCTCTAG
- the treY gene encoding malto-oligosyltrehalose synthase, which translates to MTPERPDPTVPTATYRLQLQPAFPFGAAAAAVPYLASLGVSHLHLSPVLEAVPGSGHGYDVVDHARVREELGGEEGLRALARTAREHGLGLVVDIVPNHMAMSPRHNRALWEVLREGPKSPYARWFDIDWDAQGGKVLLPVLGHPLGEELDRLEVDGEVLRYYDHVFPLREGTAGLPLPELLDAQFYRPAWWRLARTELNYRRFFSISELIGVRVEEPEVFDATHAKILQLLHEGVIDGLRIDHPDGLADPDGYLRMLHEATGGRWTVVEKILSDGEHLPASWPVAGTTGYDALRHVDGLFTDPAGFGELLGLYRRFAAPQTDRGGDWEATVRRAAYKVLTHELATEVDRLTRVASRVCATSPEPALRDRAPWALRTALQELLVRLEVYRPYASGDAARVVTEEAAAEARLAFAVPEEAAAVDVVRDLVLGRAGDGPEQLEFRTRFAQTASALRAKSVEDTAFYRYVPLLSATEVGGNPGSPAVLPEEFHAYCARVQRDWPATGTVASTHDTKRSADVRAALAVLTECPQRWADVLAEVTRDGEGVPDAQLAWAAWQTVFGLGEADVGRVREALLKHVREAGLFTSWTEQEPPYEEAVAEFVAAGPCGAPGERVAAFRSALEPHIRANVLGTALTQLTMPGVPDVYQGTEGEYRALVDPDNRRAVHFPHQDPGDKGAVTAAALRLRSRRPEVFGDSASYTPLTADGPAAGHCVAFVRSGEVLTAVTRLSLRLTRSGGWRETLLPLPPGRWADVLAPEREFTGHARVEELFGRLPVALLERVGDASAE; encoded by the coding sequence ATGACACCTGAGCGACCTGACCCGACGGTGCCGACCGCCACGTACCGGTTGCAGCTCCAGCCCGCGTTCCCGTTCGGGGCCGCCGCGGCGGCCGTGCCGTATCTGGCCTCGCTCGGCGTCTCGCATCTGCATCTGTCGCCCGTCCTGGAGGCGGTCCCGGGCTCGGGGCACGGCTACGACGTCGTGGACCACGCGCGCGTGCGCGAGGAACTCGGCGGCGAGGAGGGGCTGCGCGCGCTGGCCCGCACCGCGCGGGAGCACGGGCTCGGCCTGGTGGTGGACATCGTGCCGAACCACATGGCCATGTCCCCGCGTCACAACCGCGCCCTGTGGGAGGTGCTGCGCGAGGGCCCCAAGTCGCCGTACGCGCGCTGGTTCGACATCGACTGGGACGCGCAGGGCGGCAAGGTGCTGCTGCCGGTGCTGGGACACCCCCTCGGCGAGGAACTGGACCGTCTGGAGGTCGACGGCGAGGTCCTGCGCTACTACGACCATGTCTTCCCGCTGCGCGAGGGCACCGCGGGACTGCCGCTGCCCGAGCTCCTGGACGCGCAGTTCTACCGCCCGGCGTGGTGGCGGCTGGCCCGTACGGAGCTGAACTACCGGCGGTTCTTCAGCATCTCGGAGCTGATCGGGGTGCGGGTCGAGGAGCCGGAGGTGTTCGACGCCACGCACGCGAAGATCCTCCAGCTGCTGCACGAGGGCGTGATCGACGGGCTGCGCATCGACCACCCCGACGGCCTCGCCGACCCCGACGGCTACCTCCGGATGCTGCACGAGGCGACCGGGGGACGCTGGACGGTCGTGGAGAAGATCCTGTCCGACGGCGAACACCTGCCCGCCTCCTGGCCGGTCGCCGGCACCACCGGTTACGACGCCCTGCGGCACGTCGACGGCCTCTTCACCGACCCTGCCGGGTTCGGTGAACTCCTCGGCCTGTACCGCCGGTTCGCGGCCCCGCAGACGGACCGGGGCGGCGACTGGGAGGCGACGGTGCGGCGGGCGGCGTACAAGGTGCTCACGCACGAGCTGGCCACGGAGGTCGACCGGCTGACGCGGGTCGCAAGCCGGGTGTGCGCGACGTCCCCGGAGCCCGCGCTGCGCGACCGGGCGCCGTGGGCGCTGCGGACCGCGCTCCAGGAGCTCCTGGTCCGGCTGGAGGTGTACCGGCCCTACGCCTCCGGTGACGCGGCCCGTGTGGTCACCGAGGAGGCCGCCGCCGAGGCCCGGCTCGCGTTCGCCGTGCCCGAGGAGGCCGCGGCGGTCGACGTCGTGCGCGATCTGGTGCTCGGGCGGGCCGGGGACGGGCCGGAGCAACTGGAGTTCAGGACGCGGTTCGCGCAGACGGCGTCGGCGCTGCGGGCAAAGTCCGTGGAGGACACGGCGTTCTACCGCTATGTGCCGCTGCTGTCGGCGACCGAGGTGGGCGGGAACCCGGGGAGCCCCGCCGTCCTGCCGGAGGAGTTCCACGCGTACTGCGCGCGCGTGCAGCGCGACTGGCCCGCCACCGGCACGGTCGCCTCGACGCACGACACCAAGCGCAGCGCCGACGTACGGGCCGCGCTGGCCGTGCTGACCGAGTGCCCGCAGCGTTGGGCGGACGTCCTGGCCGAGGTGACCCGTGACGGAGAGGGCGTGCCGGACGCGCAACTGGCGTGGGCCGCCTGGCAGACGGTGTTCGGGCTGGGCGAGGCGGACGTCGGCCGGGTGCGGGAGGCGCTGCTGAAGCATGTGCGCGAGGCCGGGCTGTTCACGAGCTGGACGGAGCAGGAGCCGCCGTACGAGGAGGCGGTGGCGGAGTTCGTCGCGGCGGGCCCGTGCGGGGCTCCCGGCGAGCGTGTGGCGGCCTTCCGGAGCGCTCTGGAGCCGCACATCCGGGCGAACGTGCTCGGCACGGCCCTGACCCAGCTCACGATGCCGGGCGTCCCGGACGTCTATCAGGGCACCGAGGGCGAGTACCGGGCGCTGGTCGACCCGGACAACCGGCGGGCCGTGCACTTCCCGCACCAGGACCCGGGCGACAAGGGCGCGGTGACGGCGGCGGCACTGCGGCTGCGCTCGCGGCGCCCCGAGGTGTTCGGCGACTCGGCGTCGTACACACCGCTCACCGCCGACGGACCGGCCGCCGGCCACTGTGTGGCCTTCGTGCGGTCCGGGGAGGTGCTCACGGCCGTGACACGGCTGTCGCTGCGGCTGACGCGGTCCGGAGGCTGGCGCGAGACGCTGCTGCCGCTGCCGCCCGGACGGTGGGCCGATGTGCTGGCCCCGGAGCGGGAGTTCACCGGGCACGCACGCGTGGAGGAGCTCTTCGGGCGGCTTCCGGTGGCGTTGCTGGAGCGGGTGGGGGACGCGTCGGCGGAATGA
- a CDS encoding M14 family zinc carboxypeptidase, with product MSLLPELRYPSLAELVLSARALVAHRPALCTLRQVGISRAGRPLHLLSVGHARRAVLVVAGAHSNEPTGGPTLLAVAERVLRERELRADVSWHFLLCADPDGASLHVTPAPRTLFDYHRGFFRPAAPEQPEWAPAALPPDRLPPETRALTRVIDELRPYLQVTLHGTDLGGSWVQLTKDVPGLAEPFAKSAAELHIPVETGASDAAGWPASGPGVHVMPAPGAGAAYPSMPDDARSSTWYHVHRYGGLTAVVEVPMWASDLVDDPAPHPDPARAMRRLAGRLRRDALEVERVLAEALPRLDGVDGPLFRAAKWALELVPGLAADWAHTPPADDTMAYVGSVDAFGRRLPLRAAAMLLRVLQETDDRGAERLEHLVASWSDSFAERFRARWVPLENQVEHQSRTVVAAALHARGRAA from the coding sequence GTGAGTCTCCTGCCGGAGCTGCGCTACCCCTCGCTTGCCGAACTGGTGCTGTCCGCCCGTGCACTGGTCGCCCACCGACCCGCCCTGTGCACGCTGAGACAGGTGGGCATCTCCCGGGCCGGCAGGCCCCTGCATCTGCTGTCCGTCGGCCATGCCAGGCGCGCCGTCCTGGTGGTCGCGGGTGCGCACTCCAACGAACCGACGGGCGGCCCGACCCTGCTCGCCGTCGCCGAACGGGTGCTGCGCGAGCGGGAGTTACGGGCCGACGTCTCCTGGCACTTCCTGCTGTGCGCGGATCCCGACGGGGCGAGCCTGCACGTCACTCCGGCCCCCCGCACCCTGTTCGACTACCACCGCGGCTTCTTCCGGCCCGCCGCGCCGGAGCAGCCGGAGTGGGCTCCGGCCGCGCTGCCGCCTGACCGGCTGCCGCCCGAGACCCGGGCGCTGACCCGGGTCATCGACGAGCTGCGGCCGTACCTCCAGGTGACCCTGCACGGCACCGATCTGGGCGGCAGCTGGGTGCAGCTGACCAAGGACGTCCCCGGGCTCGCGGAGCCGTTCGCGAAGTCCGCCGCCGAGCTGCACATCCCGGTGGAGACCGGCGCCTCGGACGCGGCGGGCTGGCCCGCCTCCGGACCGGGGGTGCATGTGATGCCGGCACCGGGCGCGGGCGCGGCGTACCCGAGCATGCCGGACGACGCGCGCAGCAGCACCTGGTACCACGTGCACCGCTACGGCGGCCTCACCGCGGTCGTCGAGGTGCCGATGTGGGCGAGCGACCTGGTGGACGACCCGGCGCCGCATCCGGACCCGGCCAGGGCGATGCGCCGGCTCGCGGGCCGGCTGCGGCGGGACGCGCTGGAGGTGGAGCGGGTGCTGGCCGAGGCGCTCCCGCGGCTGGACGGCGTGGACGGGCCCCTGTTCCGGGCCGCGAAGTGGGCGCTGGAGCTGGTGCCGGGGCTGGCCGCGGACTGGGCGCACACGCCGCCGGCCGACGACACCATGGCGTACGTCGGGAGCGTGGACGCGTTCGGGCGCCGGCTGCCGCTGCGGGCGGCGGCCATGCTGCTGCGGGTCCTTCAGGAGACGGACGACCGCGGGGCGGAGCGTCTGGAGCACCTGGTGGCGTCCTGGAGCGACTCCTTCGCCGAACGGTTCCGCGCCCGCTGGGTGCCCCTGGAGAACCAGGTCGAGCACCAGTCCCGCACGGTCGTCGCGGCGGCGCTGCACGCGCGCGGGCGGGCGGCCTGA
- a CDS encoding SSI family serine proteinase inhibitor — MTRSISAVRGGLLAAAATLALGVITPPATAQDSDSGNWLFVTVTRGDGRHGASTPGNLLLCDPPQGHAHAAEACADLDRVGGDIGRLRQKDAFCPMIYAPVTAQARGEWDGHPVDYRETFSNGCGLAAQTGSVFAVEA; from the coding sequence ATGACGCGAAGCATCTCAGCGGTACGAGGCGGTCTGCTCGCGGCAGCCGCCACCCTCGCCCTCGGCGTGATCACGCCGCCGGCGACGGCACAGGACTCCGACTCCGGCAACTGGCTCTTCGTGACGGTCACCCGCGGCGACGGCCGCCATGGCGCGTCCACGCCCGGCAACCTGCTGCTGTGCGACCCGCCGCAGGGCCACGCACACGCGGCCGAGGCCTGCGCGGACCTCGACCGGGTGGGCGGCGACATCGGCAGGCTCCGGCAGAAGGACGCCTTCTGCCCCATGATCTACGCGCCGGTGACCGCCCAGGCGCGCGGGGAGTGGGACGGCCATCCGGTCGACTACCGGGAGACGTTCTCCAACGGGTGCGGTCTCGCGGCGCAGACCGGGTCCGTGTTCGCGGTCGAAGCCTGA
- a CDS encoding M14 family zinc carboxypeptidase, which yields MWRCALPPLLRYPTVDELGARAAALVARRPRDTRLRRVGTSRAGTPLWLLSIGHGSRQALIVAGPHANEPVGGGTVLRLAERVLADPRLHEGADATWNLLLCLDPDGLRRNEGWLRGPYALGGYFRHFFRPGFLEQPEWLPDGAAAVTLPETRALLDLQDELRPFLQCSLHGVDVGGGFVELTHDLPGLAQRVAHSAARLGIPRELGPYDTLYWPELGPAVYRIPRPRRGDLAAAITEAAVESTWFHPHRHGTVTAVVEAPMWGVAAVEDGARPIDEETVLRMVSHTLRHDTGVLQRLLERIRPHLPAGPETARLLAPVDDYLLVCPGLADTWDPDLEDPVGAHALPPLSTAHLAALRIAGRRLALRTAGLLHQLVTVAGRDPAGALPELDRLIDEWCDDYRDGCGARWIPVARQVEYQARVVLAAFELAGRHAPACSRSGEAGWNAGAAVPIHRE from the coding sequence TTGTGGAGGTGTGCCCTGCCGCCACTCCTCCGCTACCCGACCGTCGACGAGCTCGGCGCGCGGGCGGCCGCACTCGTCGCCCGGCGCCCCCGCGACACCCGGTTGCGCCGTGTGGGCACCTCCCGCGCCGGCACACCCCTGTGGCTGCTGTCCATCGGCCACGGCAGCCGCCAGGCCCTGATCGTGGCCGGCCCGCACGCCAACGAACCGGTCGGCGGCGGCACCGTGCTCCGGCTGGCCGAACGGGTCCTCGCCGATCCCCGCCTGCACGAGGGCGCCGACGCCACCTGGAACCTGCTGCTCTGCCTCGACCCCGACGGCCTGCGCCGCAACGAGGGCTGGCTGCGCGGCCCGTACGCCCTCGGCGGCTACTTCCGGCACTTCTTCCGGCCGGGCTTCCTCGAACAGCCCGAATGGCTGCCGGACGGCGCGGCCGCCGTCACGCTGCCCGAGACCCGCGCCCTGCTCGACCTCCAGGACGAACTGCGGCCCTTCCTCCAGTGCTCCCTGCACGGAGTCGACGTCGGCGGCGGCTTCGTCGAGCTCACCCACGACCTGCCCGGCCTCGCCCAGCGCGTCGCGCACTCCGCGGCCCGCCTCGGCATCCCGCGCGAACTCGGCCCCTACGACACCCTGTACTGGCCGGAGCTCGGCCCCGCCGTCTACCGGATCCCGAGGCCCCGCCGGGGCGACCTGGCCGCCGCGATCACCGAGGCAGCGGTGGAGTCGACCTGGTTCCATCCGCACCGGCACGGCACGGTCACGGCGGTCGTCGAGGCGCCGATGTGGGGTGTCGCCGCGGTGGAGGACGGTGCGCGGCCGATAGATGAGGAAACGGTCCTGCGGATGGTGAGCCACACCCTCCGCCATGACACCGGCGTCCTGCAGCGGCTGCTGGAACGCATCCGGCCGCACCTTCCGGCCGGGCCGGAGACGGCCCGGCTGCTTGCACCGGTGGACGACTATTTACTGGTCTGTCCAGGGTTGGCCGACACCTGGGACCCCGACCTCGAGGACCCCGTCGGCGCACACGCCCTCCCTCCGCTGAGCACCGCCCACCTGGCGGCCCTGCGCATCGCCGGGCGGCGGCTCGCCCTGCGCACCGCCGGGCTGCTGCACCAGCTCGTGACGGTCGCCGGGCGCGATCCGGCCGGGGCGCTGCCCGAGCTGGACCGGCTCATCGACGAATGGTGCGACGACTACCGCGACGGCTGCGGGGCGCGCTGGATACCGGTCGCCCGTCAGGTGGAGTACCAGGCGCGGGTGGTGCTCGCCGCGTTCGAACTCGCCGGACGCCACGCGCCCGCGTGCTCCCGTTCGGGTGAGGCGGGGTGGAATGCCGGGGCCGCCGTGCCGATACACCGGGAATGA
- a CDS encoding DUF1707 and FHA domain-containing protein yields MTSSFEFNTYPARLSDAERDKALKVLRDGVAMGRLSHDTFVRRMELALSARRADELAALTADLPSESRLSRVVFGTVEALSGFTVRLRRAWQAERLPKLLLPHPTSGHPLRIGRDPANGLRLTHETVSRVHAELSHQGGFWILRDLGSTNGTTVNGRRVIGAVMVREGDQVGFGRMSFRLALH; encoded by the coding sequence GTGACGTCGTCTTTCGAGTTCAACACGTACCCCGCGCGGCTCTCCGACGCGGAGCGCGACAAGGCGCTGAAGGTGCTGCGTGACGGCGTCGCCATGGGGCGGCTGTCGCACGACACGTTCGTACGGCGCATGGAACTGGCCCTCTCCGCCCGCCGCGCGGACGAGCTCGCCGCCCTCACCGCGGACCTGCCCTCCGAGAGCCGGCTGTCGCGCGTCGTGTTCGGCACCGTCGAGGCGCTGTCCGGCTTCACCGTACGGCTGCGCAGGGCCTGGCAGGCCGAGCGGCTGCCCAAGCTGCTGCTGCCCCACCCCACGAGCGGCCATCCGCTGCGGATAGGCCGTGACCCCGCCAACGGACTGCGGCTGACCCACGAGACCGTCTCCCGGGTGCACGCCGAACTCAGTCACCAGGGCGGCTTCTGGATCCTGCGGGACCTCGGCTCCACCAACGGCACCACGGTCAACGGCCGGCGTGTGATCGGCGCCGTCATGGTCCGCGAGGGCGACCAGGTCGGCTTCGGCCGGATGTCGTTCCGCCTGGCCCTGCACTGA
- the treZ gene encoding malto-oligosyltrehalose trehalohydrolase produces MQFEVWAPQADRVTLHCEGTTRALERDSDRAGWWWGEAEARDGTRYGFALDDGPVLPDPRSRRQPDGPDGLSAVVDQSTYAWRTEWAGRPLPGAVLYELHVGTYTREGTLDAAAGRLEHLAELGITHVELMPLSPFPGRHGWGYEGVSLWAVHEPYGGPEALKRFVDRAHELGLGVVLDVVHNHFGPSGNYLPVFGPYLTDTHQTPWGAAVNLDAPGSDEVRAYLVQSALAWLRDYRIDGLRLDAVHALKDTRACHFLEELSTAVDALAADLGRPLSLIAESDLNDPRLITAREAGGLGLHAQWNDDFHHTLHVALTGESQGYYADFARAPMAGLAKTLTGGWFHDGTYSSFRGRRHGRPLDRSRTAAHRLIGYGQTHDQVGNRAQGDRLAATVSPGLLACAATLTLTAPFTPMLFMGEEWAAGTPWQFFTDHTDPELAEAVRRGRRREFAAHGWAEEDVPDPQDPATRERSCLDWSELDGEPHARVLAWYRRLIALRHEQPDLTDPDLADTKVAYDERERWLAFRRGDVRVAVNLAKEPAAIPLGPRKADVLAAWEPVEAPGADGVLHVPGESGVVLLQG; encoded by the coding sequence GTGCAGTTCGAGGTGTGGGCACCGCAGGCCGACCGTGTGACGCTCCATTGCGAGGGCACCACGCGCGCGTTGGAGCGCGATTCCGATCGCGCGGGATGGTGGTGGGGGGAGGCGGAGGCGCGGGACGGGACACGGTACGGCTTCGCGCTCGACGACGGCCCCGTGCTGCCTGATCCGCGCTCGCGCCGGCAACCGGACGGCCCGGACGGGCTGAGCGCGGTCGTCGACCAGAGCACCTACGCATGGCGTACGGAGTGGGCTGGCAGGCCGCTGCCCGGCGCGGTGCTCTACGAACTGCACGTGGGCACGTACACGCGGGAGGGCACGCTCGACGCAGCCGCCGGGCGGCTGGAGCATCTGGCCGAACTGGGCATCACCCACGTCGAGTTGATGCCCCTGAGCCCGTTCCCCGGGCGGCACGGCTGGGGGTACGAGGGCGTCTCGCTGTGGGCCGTGCACGAGCCGTACGGCGGCCCCGAGGCGCTGAAACGCTTCGTCGACCGGGCCCACGAGCTGGGTCTGGGCGTGGTCCTCGACGTGGTCCACAACCACTTCGGCCCGTCCGGGAATTATCTGCCCGTATTCGGCCCCTACCTCACGGACACGCATCAGACGCCCTGGGGCGCGGCCGTCAACCTGGACGCGCCCGGCTCGGACGAGGTGCGCGCGTATCTCGTCCAGAGCGCGCTGGCCTGGCTGCGGGACTACCGGATCGACGGGCTGCGGCTGGACGCGGTGCACGCGCTGAAGGACACACGCGCGTGCCACTTCCTGGAGGAGCTGTCGACGGCCGTCGACGCGCTCGCCGCCGACCTGGGCCGGCCGCTGTCGCTGATCGCCGAGTCGGATCTGAACGACCCCCGGCTCATCACCGCACGAGAGGCGGGCGGGCTCGGTCTGCACGCCCAGTGGAACGACGACTTCCACCACACCCTGCACGTGGCCCTGACCGGCGAGTCCCAGGGCTACTACGCCGACTTCGCGCGGGCCCCCATGGCGGGCCTCGCCAAGACCCTCACCGGCGGCTGGTTCCACGACGGCACGTACTCCAGCTTCCGGGGCCGCCGCCACGGCCGTCCCCTGGACCGTTCGCGCACGGCGGCACACCGGCTCATCGGTTACGGCCAGACCCACGACCAGGTCGGCAACCGGGCCCAGGGCGACCGGCTCGCGGCGACGGTCTCCCCCGGCCTGCTGGCCTGCGCGGCCACCCTCACACTGACCGCGCCGTTCACGCCGATGCTGTTCATGGGCGAGGAGTGGGCGGCGGGCACGCCCTGGCAGTTCTTCACCGACCACACCGACCCGGAGCTCGCGGAGGCGGTACGGCGCGGCAGACGGCGGGAGTTCGCGGCGCACGGCTGGGCCGAGGAGGACGTGCCCGACCCGCAGGACCCGGCGACCCGGGAGCGCTCCTGCCTGGACTGGTCCGAGCTCGACGGCGAGCCCCACGCGCGCGTGCTGGCCTGGTACCGCCGCCTCATCGCCCTGCGCCACGAGCAGCCCGACCTCACCGACCCCGACCTCGCCGACACCAAGGTGGCCTACGACGAGCGGGAGCGGTGGCTGGCGTTCCGCCGCGGTGACGTACGCGTGGCCGTCAACCTCGCCAAGGAGCCGGCGGCGATCCCGCTGGGGCCGCGCAAGGCGGACGTACTGGCGGCGTGGGAGCCGGTGGAGGCGCCGGGCGCGGACGGGGTGCTGCATGTGCCCGGGGAGTCGGGTGTGGTGCTGTTGCAGGGCTGA
- a CDS encoding aminoglycoside phosphotransferase family protein: MTQAPTPTADTVRRLVRSLLKDGVDDSAGPEVRPASPGAEPATWWVGTRHVLRLARDREAAVRQRRELRLRDLVRPHVPVALPTGVAHGEWAPGLTYTLDTKVPGGSGAESDVSAVGEADLAGLLTGLREVPVRQAETLGVPRAAPRSLDALRRGAESAAARLADADEFDAARLRQLTQPAAVQLAAQPGTAVLVHHALIGDHLVVSADGRVRGVLGWADTVLGDPAEDIAGLARALGSPAAVRAATLAGYGARPCLRGLWLARCDTVLNLAARLAGEREEPLTQLRAQLNHAWETILLERVTEFRDDEDAEEL, encoded by the coding sequence ATGACCCAGGCACCGACACCCACCGCGGACACCGTCCGCCGACTGGTCCGTTCCCTGCTCAAGGACGGCGTGGACGACTCGGCGGGACCCGAGGTCCGGCCCGCCTCCCCGGGCGCCGAACCCGCCACCTGGTGGGTCGGCACCCGCCATGTGCTGCGCCTCGCCCGCGACCGCGAGGCCGCCGTCCGCCAGCGCCGCGAACTGCGCCTGCGCGACCTCGTCCGCCCGCACGTCCCCGTCGCCCTGCCGACGGGTGTCGCGCACGGCGAGTGGGCGCCCGGATTGACCTACACCCTGGACACCAAGGTCCCCGGCGGGTCGGGCGCGGAGAGCGACGTCTCCGCGGTCGGGGAGGCCGACCTGGCGGGGCTGCTGACGGGGCTGCGGGAAGTCCCGGTACGGCAGGCCGAGACGCTCGGCGTGCCACGGGCCGCGCCCCGCTCGCTGGACGCCCTGCGCAGGGGCGCCGAGAGCGCCGCAGCGCGGCTGGCCGACGCCGACGAGTTCGACGCCGCCCGGCTGCGCCAGCTCACCCAGCCGGCCGCCGTCCAGCTCGCCGCCCAGCCCGGCACCGCCGTCCTCGTCCACCACGCCCTCATCGGCGACCACCTCGTCGTGAGCGCCGACGGCCGGGTGCGCGGCGTCCTCGGCTGGGCCGACACCGTCCTCGGCGACCCCGCCGAGGACATCGCGGGCCTCGCCCGTGCCCTCGGCTCCCCGGCAGCCGTACGCGCCGCCACCCTCGCCGGCTACGGCGCCCGCCCCTGCCTGCGCGGCCTGTGGCTGGCCCGCTGCGACACCGTGCTCAACCTCGCCGCCCGCCTCGCCGGCGAGCGCGAGGAACCCCTCACCCAGCTGCGGGCCCAGCTGAACCACGCCTGGGAGACGATCCTGCTGGAGCGCGTGACGGAGTTCCGTGATGACGAGGACGCCGAAGAGCTCTAG